A genomic segment from Dasypus novemcinctus isolate mDasNov1 chromosome X, mDasNov1.1.hap2, whole genome shotgun sequence encodes:
- the LOC101422024 gene encoding melanoma-associated antigen B18-like: MPRGQKSKLRAREKRDKARGETQGLGGAQASAAAEEPPSFTSNPLGDINQNSPAPGTPSTPKVPQGVHSATTTSAAISCTNSAEGANSQDESSEFSQVAETLYKDPLNKKVVLLVQFLLQKYQKREPITKADMLKFVIKKYKHHFNEILKRTSEHMELAFGVDLKEVDPIRHYYALVSKLDFSMDGPLSDEENMPKTGLLMITLGVVFMRGNCAPEEEIWEVLNMMGVYAEKKHLIYGDPKKVITEDLVQLKYLEYRQVLNSDPPRYEFLWGPRAHAETSKMKVLEFWAKIHDTVPRAFPSWYEEAVRDEEERAQARMAARARTAAMASARFRAMSSTLSRPSEV, translated from the coding sequence ATGCCTCGCGGTCAGAAAAGTAAGCTCCGTGCCCGTGAGAAACGCGACAAGGCCCGAGGTGAGACCCAGGGTCTGGGGGGTGCTCAGGCCAGTGCAGCAGCAGAAGAGCCTCCCTCCTTCACCTCTAATCCTTTGGGGGACATAAACCAGAATTCACCTGCTCCTGGCACACCCAGCACTCCTAAGGTGCCCCAGGGAGTCCATTCAGCCACCACTACTTCTGCAGCTATTTCATGCACAAATTCAGCTGAAGGTGCCAATAGCCAAGATGAGAGTTCAGAATTCTCTCAGGTTGCTGAGACCTTATACAAAGACCCTTTAAACAAGAAGGTAGTTTTGTTGGTGCAGTTCCTACTGCAGAAGTACCAAAAGAGGGAGCCGATTACAAAAGCAGACATGCTGAAGTTTGTTATCAAGAAGTACAAGCATCACTTCAACGAGATCCTCAAGAGAACCTCTGAGCACATGGAGCTGGCCTTTGGTGTTGACTTGAAAGAAGTTGATCCTATCAGGCACTACTATGCCCTTGTCAGCAAACTAGACTTCTCCATGGATGGACCATTGAGTGATGAAGAGAACATGCCCAAGACTGGCCTCTTGATGATTACACTGGGCGTGGTCTTCATGAGAGGCAACTGTGCCCCTGAAGAGGAGATTTGGGAAGTGCTGAATATGATGGGGGTATATGCTGAGAAGAAGCACTTAATCTATGGGGACCCCAAGAAGGTCATCACTGAAGATTTGGTGCAGCTAAAGTACCTGGAGTACCGACAGGTGCTCAACAGTGATCCTCCACGCTATGAATTCCTGTGGGGTCCAAGGGCCCATGCTGAAACCAGCAAGATGAAGGTTCTGGAGTTTTGGGCCAAGATCCATGATACGGTACCCAGGGCCTTCCCATCCTGGTATGAAGAGGCTGTAAGAGATGAGGAAGAGAGAGCCCAAGCCAGAATGGCAGCCAGGGCTCGAACCGCTGCCATGGCCAGTGCACGTTTCAGGGCCATGTCTAGCACCCTTTCCAGGCCAAGTGAAGTCTAA